The Ignavibacteriales bacterium genome includes a region encoding these proteins:
- a CDS encoding sensor domain-containing diguanylate cyclase, with protein sequence MKKLVFDDFQPSDKKFKVDIVEDPAGKPKSAASKRGQISAVAEYEFQPSDFFDVNEDVFVREGGPKSEFGFLMKKVLTVVKEVNFAHSVAFFWVNKDKNQIVLESFVSDSDKFMTHRRRELGTDVISQVAFTGHPRILNQVNAAGQLEMLGYYEAVEPVKTFVAVPIFYAKSTTVPHEPVAVLTLDCIDEDAYGPETLSSLGQFTKLISALIRSYTDKYDLLLDSEVLRSISRMREQLKIEFSLHNVVRTLAEETSRLVTWDYVSVVLFDENRKSWVVQFVLNRMNDSYVTATQEIDPHQSLVGGVIQSGVSRIIDSMAGIELPRFYKAERVDSKGACIILPIISTSRCYGVLAVESKDTKTYSDPEVKLLEKLVETTAVGLEVLNLTDVVNNYVLMDETTGVATRSYFASRVQEEVHRANDFGTDLTLVMLSIDSMNEHLHRYGKDGFDFVLQNIGRMIKSSVRPYDLVGRFDFNRFAVLLVSTAAKEAHLWAEKLRKNIASNIINVDQKSFSVTVSIGVCGAVSQTSDIELLENVGQTLKKAVEAGGNVVRIFN encoded by the coding sequence ATGAAAAAACTCGTCTTCGACGATTTTCAGCCGTCAGACAAGAAATTCAAGGTGGATATTGTGGAGGATCCCGCCGGGAAGCCGAAATCCGCAGCATCAAAACGCGGCCAGATTTCGGCTGTTGCAGAGTATGAGTTTCAGCCTTCTGATTTCTTTGATGTGAACGAAGATGTTTTCGTTCGCGAGGGGGGGCCGAAATCGGAATTCGGGTTCCTTATGAAAAAGGTTCTCACCGTCGTGAAAGAAGTGAACTTCGCGCATTCGGTGGCCTTTTTCTGGGTGAACAAGGACAAGAACCAGATTGTCCTGGAGAGCTTTGTTTCCGATAGCGACAAGTTCATGACGCATCGCCGCCGGGAGCTTGGGACCGACGTCATCAGTCAGGTCGCTTTCACGGGACATCCCAGAATTCTCAACCAGGTCAATGCGGCTGGACAGCTCGAGATGCTCGGCTACTACGAGGCTGTGGAACCTGTCAAGACGTTTGTCGCCGTCCCGATTTTCTATGCCAAATCGACGACGGTTCCTCATGAGCCCGTTGCGGTCCTGACCCTCGATTGTATCGATGAGGACGCATATGGACCGGAGACGCTGAGCTCGCTGGGCCAGTTCACGAAGTTGATCTCTGCGTTGATTAGAAGCTATACCGACAAGTATGATTTGCTTCTCGATTCGGAAGTTCTGCGATCAATTTCCAGGATGCGGGAGCAGTTGAAAATCGAGTTCAGTCTGCACAATGTCGTGCGGACGTTGGCTGAAGAGACATCCCGGCTGGTAACGTGGGATTACGTCTCCGTGGTTCTGTTCGATGAAAACCGGAAATCGTGGGTCGTCCAGTTTGTTCTCAATCGGATGAACGATTCGTATGTTACTGCAACCCAGGAAATTGACCCTCACCAGAGCCTTGTGGGGGGCGTTATTCAGTCAGGCGTTTCCCGGATTATCGACTCTATGGCAGGCATCGAGCTGCCCCGGTTTTACAAAGCGGAACGGGTTGATTCCAAGGGCGCTTGTATCATCCTTCCAATCATCTCGACGAGCCGCTGCTACGGTGTATTGGCTGTCGAAAGTAAGGACACTAAAACGTACTCAGACCCCGAGGTCAAGTTGCTCGAGAAGCTCGTCGAGACAACAGCGGTGGGTCTTGAAGTGCTGAACCTTACCGATGTTGTCAACAACTACGTCCTGATGGACGAGACAACGGGAGTGGCGACGAGAAGCTACTTCGCGAGCCGCGTGCAGGAAGAAGTGCATCGTGCCAATGATTTCGGAACGGATCTGACTCTTGTGATGTTGTCGATTGACTCGATGAACGAGCATTTGCATCGCTATGGCAAGGACGGATTCGATTTCGTCCTTCAAAATATCGGCCGAATGATCAAATCGTCTGTTCGACCGTACGATCTCGTGGGGCGGTTTGATTTCAACAGGTTTGCGGTATTGCTGGTAAGCACGGCTGCGAAGGAGGCCCATTTGTGGGCTGAGAAGCTGCGCAAGAACATCGCGAGCAATATCATCAATGTCGACCAGAAGAGCTTTTCTGTTACCGTGAGCATTGGAGTTTGTGGCGCCGT
- a CDS encoding sugar phosphate nucleotidyltransferase — translation MKAVIMAGGFGTRLRPLTCNIPKPMVPMLNRPMMEHIVELLKHHGVTDIIATLYYQPDVISGYFDDGHRFGVSMQYLRAEADFGTAGSVRNAKDFLDERFLIISGDVFTDFDLSAAVRFHEEKKAKATIILTHAPNPLQYGVVLTHDNGKISRFLEKPSWGEVFSDTINTGIYILEPEVLDLIPPKEEFDFSKNLFPILLEQDMGLYGYIAEGYWKDVGNLNEYQDAHSDALRGQVKAALPGEKRGNIYVGPNSRVETDPKSLSGTVIIGKNTHVHDNVTIANSVIGDDCDIQAGSVIRNCVIWNGTKIGTNVEMSTDVIGTDCVIGDDVVISENVFMSDRCTVGKRSRLSANIKLWPEKIVEEGAVVTRSLVWEDRWLRELFRDARVTGVSNVEMNPEFAAKLGAAFGALAGSGSTVVTSRDSDNVSRMINRAFMTGLMSSGVHCADLRISSIPIVRHELRSATERGGIHVRKSPHDKNLTDIIFFDADGKDLPSGKSKSVERLFFGEDFTRSSHDAVGTIRFPERSTESYVEREYAALDVHAIRSGGIKLVIDYSNGIASTIFPNVLGNLNVQVVSLNAYLDSQKLTRTRELTERTVKELSHVVTSLQYDVGCMLDPGAEKLIVVDERGHAIENDRLLTLMTKLVILAHPEIKKIAVPISASAEVDMLAEEYGLTVVKTRDSHLALMEAASNKQIRFVGGTKGGFIFNDFLFASDGMFCVAKLLECLSLTKKRFGELDRETPRLHMIKRATACAWNLKGQVMRYLMKDTERLPRELIDGVKIYPNQDDRLTSVLLIPDRTRPEFHINAESPDAAIAQQLSNEYEVKLHVWMNS, via the coding sequence ATGAAAGCTGTGATCATGGCGGGTGGCTTTGGAACCCGCCTAAGGCCGCTTACCTGCAATATCCCCAAGCCCATGGTACCAATGCTGAACAGGCCGATGATGGAGCACATCGTCGAACTGCTCAAACACCATGGCGTTACCGACATCATAGCAACCCTCTATTATCAGCCGGATGTTATCTCGGGCTACTTCGATGACGGCCACCGATTCGGCGTCTCGATGCAGTATTTGAGGGCCGAGGCCGACTTTGGCACCGCAGGAAGCGTCCGCAACGCAAAGGACTTCCTCGACGAACGGTTTCTCATCATTAGCGGGGACGTCTTCACCGATTTTGACCTTTCAGCGGCTGTTCGCTTCCACGAAGAAAAGAAGGCAAAAGCAACAATCATCCTGACGCATGCCCCCAACCCTCTCCAGTATGGCGTGGTTCTGACCCATGACAATGGAAAGATCTCGCGCTTCCTCGAGAAGCCTTCATGGGGAGAGGTCTTCAGCGATACGATTAACACTGGGATTTATATTCTCGAACCGGAAGTTCTCGACCTCATTCCCCCCAAAGAGGAATTCGACTTTAGCAAGAATCTCTTCCCCATCCTGCTCGAGCAGGATATGGGACTGTATGGCTATATCGCAGAAGGCTACTGGAAAGACGTCGGGAACCTGAACGAATACCAGGACGCTCATTCCGATGCGCTGCGAGGCCAGGTGAAAGCAGCTCTCCCGGGAGAGAAGCGCGGTAACATTTATGTGGGACCGAACAGCCGGGTCGAAACGGACCCCAAAAGCCTCTCGGGCACAGTCATCATCGGCAAGAATACGCATGTTCACGACAACGTTACGATCGCGAACTCCGTAATCGGAGACGACTGCGACATCCAGGCAGGAAGCGTCATCCGCAACTGCGTCATCTGGAACGGCACAAAGATCGGGACAAATGTTGAGATGTCCACGGATGTGATCGGGACGGACTGCGTGATCGGAGATGATGTGGTCATTTCCGAGAACGTGTTCATGAGCGATCGGTGCACGGTTGGCAAACGCAGTCGTCTGTCTGCCAACATCAAGCTGTGGCCTGAAAAGATTGTGGAAGAAGGTGCGGTGGTCACACGAAGTCTGGTCTGGGAAGACCGGTGGCTTCGGGAACTGTTTCGCGACGCGAGAGTTACCGGCGTTTCGAATGTCGAAATGAATCCCGAGTTTGCCGCCAAACTCGGAGCAGCGTTTGGTGCACTCGCCGGTTCCGGCTCAACAGTCGTCACGAGCCGCGATTCTGACAATGTGTCCCGGATGATCAACCGCGCCTTTATGACCGGCCTGATGTCTTCCGGCGTCCACTGCGCAGATCTGAGAATATCCTCCATTCCCATTGTTCGCCACGAGCTCCGGAGCGCTACCGAGCGCGGAGGGATCCATGTCCGGAAATCGCCCCACGACAAAAATCTCACAGATATCATCTTCTTCGACGCCGATGGAAAAGACCTCCCGAGCGGGAAGTCGAAATCTGTCGAGCGATTGTTCTTCGGCGAAGACTTCACACGTTCGAGCCACGACGCGGTCGGCACGATCAGGTTCCCCGAGCGATCAACTGAGAGCTACGTTGAGCGCGAGTACGCTGCACTCGACGTGCATGCAATCCGCTCCGGCGGCATCAAACTTGTCATCGACTATTCGAACGGCATAGCATCCACCATCTTCCCGAACGTCCTCGGAAACCTCAACGTGCAGGTTGTTTCGTTGAACGCGTATCTCGACAGTCAGAAACTGACGCGGACCAGGGAGCTTACCGAGCGGACGGTGAAGGAGTTGTCGCACGTCGTGACTTCGCTTCAGTACGATGTCGGATGCATGCTTGACCCCGGAGCCGAGAAGCTCATTGTCGTGGATGAACGCGGTCACGCGATTGAAAATGATCGTTTGCTGACACTGATGACAAAGCTGGTCATCCTCGCTCATCCTGAGATCAAGAAAATTGCCGTTCCGATTTCAGCGTCTGCCGAGGTTGACATGCTCGCCGAGGAGTACGGGCTCACGGTGGTGAAAACCCGGGACAGTCATCTTGCTCTCATGGAAGCAGCATCCAACAAACAGATCAGGTTTGTAGGCGGGACCAAGGGCGGGTTTATTTTCAACGATTTCCTGTTCGCCTCAGACGGCATGTTCTGCGTGGCGAAGCTGCTTGAATGTCTCTCTCTGACCAAGAAACGCTTTGGCGAACTCGACCGCGAGACGCCCAGACTGCACATGATCAAGCGTGCCACCGCGTGTGCCTGGAACCTCAAAGGGCAGGTGATGCGGTATCTGATGAAGGATACAGAACGGCTGCCGCGGGAATTGATCGACGGGGTAAAGATCTACCCAAATCAGGATGACCGGCTCACATCGGTGCTGCTGATTCCCGACCGGACCCGACCCGAGTTCCACATCAATGCTGAATCACCGGATGCTGCGATCGCGCAGCAGCTGTCCAATGAATACGAGGTAAAACTGCACGTGTGGATGAATTCGTAG
- a CDS encoding PTS sugar transporter subunit IIA, whose translation MRIVDLLNESVVRTNLAGTSKNEIINAIIDVAAAQERVLDKEKVREAIFEREKIMSTGVGAGFAIPHAKSDAVSDIVAAFAVTAQPIDYQSLDDQPVRIVFLLVGRENMVGPHIKLLSRISRLMNNEDFRKRLLDAPTPKDILEIFRQEEATHFEA comes from the coding sequence ATGCGTATTGTAGACTTACTGAATGAAAGCGTTGTCAGAACAAATCTCGCTGGAACGTCCAAGAACGAAATCATTAACGCAATCATCGATGTCGCTGCAGCACAGGAACGGGTACTTGACAAGGAGAAAGTGCGCGAGGCAATTTTCGAACGCGAGAAAATCATGTCAACGGGTGTCGGCGCGGGGTTTGCGATCCCGCATGCAAAATCAGACGCTGTCAGCGACATTGTTGCCGCATTCGCCGTTACCGCACAACCCATCGACTATCAGTCACTCGACGATCAGCCTGTCAGAATTGTCTTCCTCCTTGTCGGCCGCGAAAACATGGTGGGACCGCACATCAAGCTGCTGAGCCGGATCTCCCGCCTCATGAATAACGAAGACTTCCGTAAACGCCTCCTGGATGCTCCAACGCCGAAAGACATTCTCGAAATCTTCCGTCAGGAAGAAGCTACACATTTTGAAGCGTAG
- the hisS gene encoding histidine--tRNA ligase, translating to MKFRSIRGTKDVLPGETEAWQYVEETIRRVMGIFNYREIRTPVFEQTGLFARSIGELTDIVSKEMYTFSDRSEESLTLRPEGTASALRAYIQHNVGEQTPLTKLYYIGPMFRQERPQAGRLRQFHQFGAEALGSSSPQLDAEMMLLALSVYRELGIQEFSLKINSVGCEQCRPPYKLKLIESLQTVRNQLSPESQARIDQNPLRVLDSKDEHDQALTNQVPLMKDHLCPECSRHFAEVQTLLQATATPFVIDGRLVRGLDYYTKTAFEITSTALGSQDALAGGGRYDLLVEELGGKQTPGVGFAAGIERLLMVLAKIGPQRTTDLRPLLFIVTIDEEARRWAFAKAHALRTKGMRIEVDYLGRSVKAQMREANRQEALYTVVIGETELRSGSAKLKNMRTGDDVPVNLNEIDSALQT from the coding sequence TTGAAATTCAGATCAATCAGGGGGACAAAAGACGTTCTCCCCGGAGAAACGGAAGCGTGGCAGTACGTCGAAGAGACCATTCGACGTGTCATGGGTATTTTCAACTACCGCGAGATCCGGACTCCCGTATTTGAACAGACCGGGTTGTTCGCCCGGAGTATTGGCGAGCTGACCGACATCGTGAGCAAGGAGATGTATACCTTCAGCGACAGGAGCGAAGAGAGCCTGACGCTGAGACCTGAAGGAACGGCATCCGCGTTGCGCGCATACATCCAGCACAACGTCGGCGAACAGACACCGCTGACAAAACTCTACTATATCGGACCGATGTTCCGGCAGGAGCGACCGCAGGCAGGGCGTCTGCGCCAGTTCCACCAGTTCGGGGCCGAAGCGCTGGGGAGTTCCTCCCCGCAGCTCGACGCCGAGATGATGCTTCTCGCGTTGAGTGTGTACCGGGAACTGGGGATTCAGGAGTTCTCGCTCAAGATCAATTCCGTCGGCTGTGAGCAATGCCGCCCTCCATACAAACTGAAACTGATCGAATCACTTCAGACAGTGCGAAACCAGCTATCGCCTGAGAGCCAGGCGCGTATCGATCAGAACCCGCTGCGTGTGCTCGATTCGAAGGACGAACATGATCAGGCGTTGACGAACCAGGTGCCGCTCATGAAGGACCATCTGTGCCCGGAATGCAGCCGGCATTTTGCAGAAGTCCAGACACTGCTGCAGGCAACGGCAACTCCTTTCGTCATTGACGGCAGGCTCGTGCGCGGTCTCGACTACTATACGAAAACAGCATTCGAAATCACGAGCACAGCTCTCGGTTCACAGGATGCTCTCGCCGGCGGGGGTCGTTACGATCTCCTCGTCGAAGAACTCGGCGGGAAGCAAACCCCGGGCGTCGGATTCGCCGCCGGGATAGAACGGCTCCTGATGGTCCTTGCGAAAATTGGTCCGCAGCGAACGACCGATCTCCGTCCGCTGCTGTTCATCGTTACGATTGATGAAGAAGCACGGCGATGGGCTTTCGCCAAAGCACACGCACTGCGGACAAAAGGCATGCGGATTGAAGTCGATTACCTTGGCCGGAGCGTGAAGGCACAAATGCGCGAGGCGAACCGTCAGGAAGCACTCTACACCGTCGTGATCGGAGAAACCGAACTCCGGTCGGGTTCCGCGAAACTTAAGAATATGCGGACCGGTGACGATGTCCCCGTCAATTTGAACGAGATCGATTCCGCACTCCAGACCTGA
- a CDS encoding prolipoprotein diacylglyceryl transferase, with product MCPRLLQIGPFTIYGYGLMLAVGFIVGSYLITNDMKRRGMDPNLGNTITLIALIAGVAGSKILFLIENWSYFLDDPAGMAFSPSGLTFYGGFLLATLAIYLYLRKRGIRFLLAADAIAPGLLLAYGIARIGCHLAGDGDYGFPTTLPWGTDYSKGTYPPSIAFRNVPEIASKYPGGIVPDTTLCHPAPIYEFLICGILFLVLWRLRTKLQPAGKLFMLYLVLAGMERFFIEFIRVNPRSSLGLSEAQFIALGLFLVGAFGWFFLTKSHDTHQTT from the coding sequence ATGTGCCCTCGACTCCTGCAAATCGGACCCTTTACAATCTACGGCTACGGCCTCATGTTAGCGGTGGGTTTCATTGTCGGCAGCTACCTGATTACGAACGACATGAAACGGCGGGGGATGGATCCGAATCTTGGCAATACAATTACCCTGATCGCGCTCATCGCGGGCGTCGCCGGTTCGAAGATCCTCTTCCTGATTGAGAACTGGAGCTACTTCCTCGATGATCCGGCAGGCATGGCCTTTTCTCCGAGCGGGCTGACCTTCTACGGGGGGTTTCTGCTTGCGACATTGGCAATCTATCTCTATCTCCGGAAGCGCGGGATTCGATTCCTCCTCGCTGCCGATGCGATCGCTCCCGGCCTGTTGCTCGCATACGGAATCGCACGGATTGGATGCCACCTTGCGGGAGACGGAGATTACGGCTTTCCGACGACCCTCCCCTGGGGAACCGACTATTCCAAAGGCACATACCCTCCTTCTATTGCATTCAGAAACGTTCCGGAGATCGCAAGCAAATACCCCGGCGGCATCGTACCCGACACGACGCTGTGCCACCCGGCCCCTATCTACGAATTCCTCATTTGCGGAATTCTCTTTTTGGTCTTATGGCGGCTTCGTACGAAACTGCAACCGGCGGGAAAGCTCTTCATGCTGTATCTCGTCCTGGCCGGGATGGAGCGATTCTTCATCGAGTTTATTCGCGTCAATCCGCGTTCCTCGCTTGGACTTTCAGAAGCACAATTCATCGCCCTTGGGCTCTTTCTCGTCGGTGCGTTTGGTTGGTTCTTCCTCACGAAGAGTCATGACACGCATCAGACGACGTGA
- the rlmB gene encoding 23S rRNA (guanosine(2251)-2'-O)-methyltransferase RlmB gives MENLIAGRQPVLEALRSDTPLEKIYILFGTHGAAIQAIQKIAKRRGVSVKEIDRQRFLELCPDVNAQGVVAVSSTASYVDVDTMLAAAAQKGEPPFLLILDEIEDPHNLGALLRSGECAGVHGAIIPRHHSASLNETVTKSSAGASLHLPIAKVTNIAATMDELKERGVWIVGTDMAAARTYDVQDYAGPLAIVVGNEGKGIRKLVKEKCDFLVKIPMYGKIESLNASVAGGLVLFEAAKKRHQQAS, from the coding sequence GTGGAAAACCTGATCGCCGGGAGACAGCCGGTACTCGAAGCACTCCGATCGGATACACCTCTCGAAAAAATCTATATTCTTTTCGGAACTCACGGCGCTGCGATCCAGGCAATCCAGAAGATCGCGAAACGACGCGGCGTCTCGGTAAAGGAAATTGACCGGCAGCGTTTTCTGGAACTGTGTCCGGACGTGAACGCTCAGGGGGTTGTCGCCGTCTCATCGACGGCATCGTATGTCGACGTGGATACTATGCTCGCAGCCGCCGCGCAGAAAGGCGAACCGCCGTTCCTGCTCATCCTCGACGAGATCGAAGACCCGCACAATCTGGGAGCTTTGTTGCGATCGGGTGAATGCGCCGGCGTTCACGGGGCGATCATCCCCCGCCACCATTCGGCTTCTCTGAATGAAACCGTGACGAAGAGCTCAGCCGGGGCATCCCTCCACCTGCCCATTGCCAAAGTCACCAACATCGCAGCAACCATGGATGAACTGAAGGAACGCGGCGTGTGGATAGTTGGTACAGACATGGCCGCGGCGCGGACGTACGACGTCCAGGACTATGCAGGTCCTCTCGCAATCGTTGTTGGGAACGAAGGGAAGGGTATTCGGAAGCTGGTAAAAGAGAAATGCGACTTCCTCGTGAAGATCCCGATGTACGGTAAGATTGAATCGTTGAATGCTTCTGTGGCTGGCGGGTTAGTGCTGTTTGAAGCGGCAAAGAAGCGACATCAACAAGCTAGTTAA
- a CDS encoding sigma-54 dependent transcriptional regulator: protein MKSILVVDDEKSVRDSLKMVLEFEAYEVLFAQNGQDALHQLAASPVDLILLDVKMAGMDGLEVLQRVREKRVELPVIMISGHGTIETAVEATKLGAFDFLPKPLDRDKLLVTVRNALHQAKISEEYRQLRESVEGKWQILGESPKIKEILGVIERVAPTDVRVLVTGENGTGKELVARAVQRLSKRSSKSFVEVNCAAIPSELIESELFGHEKGSFTGATAQRIGKFEQADGGTLFLDEIGDMSFRSQAKVLRALEEGTIERVGGTRLIKVDVRVIAATNKNLEEEIKKGNFRDDLYHRLRVIPIHVPALRERRDDIPILVKSFIDDVCTRNGMALKTASEDALRRLAMQEWRGNVRELRNTVERLVILSQGTSIDISLLEVGVQGGHGEFEDILAQGGTFQLFKEHAEAAFIRRQLDRHKWNISKTAESLDIQRSHLYTKMKRYGLMKEGEPDEGDQ, encoded by the coding sequence ATGAAATCGATCCTTGTTGTTGATGATGAGAAGAGCGTCCGTGATTCGTTGAAAATGGTACTCGAATTCGAAGCGTACGAGGTGCTCTTCGCCCAAAATGGACAGGACGCGTTGCACCAGCTGGCGGCATCGCCGGTCGACTTGATACTGCTTGATGTCAAGATGGCCGGAATGGATGGACTTGAAGTCCTTCAACGAGTCCGGGAGAAGAGAGTGGAACTCCCGGTCATCATGATCTCCGGTCATGGAACAATCGAAACCGCCGTCGAAGCCACGAAGCTCGGAGCGTTCGACTTCCTTCCGAAGCCGCTCGACAGGGACAAGCTGCTTGTCACCGTCCGCAATGCGCTGCACCAGGCGAAAATATCGGAAGAGTACCGCCAGTTGCGCGAATCGGTCGAGGGAAAGTGGCAGATCCTCGGGGAGAGCCCGAAGATCAAAGAGATCCTTGGAGTCATCGAACGCGTGGCGCCGACGGATGTCCGTGTGCTCGTGACAGGGGAAAACGGTACCGGGAAGGAACTCGTTGCACGCGCAGTACAACGCCTGAGCAAACGGTCTTCCAAGTCATTCGTCGAAGTCAACTGCGCCGCCATCCCTTCGGAATTGATCGAGTCGGAATTGTTCGGACACGAAAAGGGCTCCTTCACAGGTGCGACAGCCCAGCGTATCGGCAAGTTCGAGCAGGCCGACGGCGGGACGTTGTTCCTCGACGAGATTGGTGACATGAGCTTCCGCTCACAGGCAAAAGTTCTACGCGCCCTCGAGGAGGGGACGATCGAACGGGTCGGCGGCACCAGGCTCATCAAAGTCGACGTGCGTGTGATCGCCGCGACGAACAAGAACCTGGAAGAAGAAATAAAGAAGGGGAATTTCCGGGACGATTTGTATCATCGACTGAGGGTTATTCCGATTCACGTGCCCGCGCTCCGTGAGCGCAGGGACGACATCCCGATACTTGTGAAATCTTTCATCGACGATGTCTGTACTCGCAATGGCATGGCGCTCAAGACGGCATCGGAGGATGCGCTACGCCGGCTTGCAATGCAGGAATGGCGTGGAAATGTTCGTGAGTTGCGGAATACAGTCGAACGGCTGGTTATCCTGTCTCAGGGCACCAGCATCGACATCTCCCTGCTGGAAGTGGGTGTTCAGGGGGGGCACGGAGAGTTCGAGGATATTCTCGCCCAGGGGGGCACATTTCAATTGTTCAAGGAACATGCCGAGGCTGCCTTTATCCGCCGCCAGCTGGACCGGCACAAGTGGAACATCTCAAAGACAGCGGAATCTCTCGATATCCAACGCAGCCACCTGTACACGAAGATGAAGCGGTACGGGTTGATGAAGGAGGGGGAGCCGGATGAAGGGGATCAGTAA